A genome region from Brassica oleracea var. oleracea cultivar TO1000 chromosome C2, BOL, whole genome shotgun sequence includes the following:
- the LOC106326385 gene encoding CMP-sialic acid transporter 5-like gives MALARPIPAAAGLLHHRSLLSSIFGMSLWDHKTHIMDALVGLIVSLFAFEGKPPSSYCLVALPLVISSISLYQKYPYLDKKKKKV, from the exons ATGGCACTAGCTCGGCCAATACCAGCAGCAGCAGGTCTTCTCCACCATCGAAGTCTTCTCTCTTCG ATTTTTGGAATGTCGTTGTGGGATCACAAAACTCATATCATGGATGCATTGGTGGGCCTAATCGTATCACTG TTTGCGTTTGAAGGAAAACCGCCTTCATCGTATTGCCTCGTGGCTCTTCCTCTCGTGATTAGTAGTATCTCATTGTACCAGAAATATCCATACCTGGACAAGAAGAAGAAGAAGGTCTAA